Proteins from a single region of Bradyrhizobium diazoefficiens:
- a CDS encoding HU family DNA-binding protein, translated as MAKMTKNQLIDAIAEGTQLSKNDVKSVIEYMATVGYKELNESGEFVIPGFVKMSVVNKPATEARMGVNPFTKEPMQFAAKPASKSVKASPLKVAKDAV; from the coding sequence ATGGCGAAGATGACCAAGAACCAATTGATCGATGCAATTGCGGAAGGCACGCAGCTGTCGAAGAACGACGTGAAATCGGTTATCGAGTACATGGCAACGGTCGGCTACAAGGAGCTCAACGAATCCGGTGAATTCGTTATTCCGGGTTTCGTGAAGATGTCTGTCGTCAACAAGCCCGCGACGGAAGCCCGCATGGGCGTCAACCCCTTCACCAAGGAGCCGATGCAGTTCGCGGCGAAGCCGGCGAGCAAGTCGGTCAAGGCCTCGCCGCTGAAGGTCGCCAAGGACGCCGTCTGA